The Rhizobium sp. NRK18 genomic sequence AGAGATAACCGATCGTCTTGCTGTTCATGGGGGAAATCTGGGCTTTGCGGGTTGGATGCGGCAGGCGGAGGAGCTTTGTGCCAAGTCTTCGCCGCTGTCCAGCGAAAGTATGGCTGACGAACCAATTATTCGCCGGCGTCCGCCGCTGGATCGCCCTCCCCGCCCTCACCCGGATCGGCATCATCGGCGGCTGCGGCGAGCGCATGCCGGCTCAAGAGGCCCGCATCCTCCAGCGCCTCGATATCGGGAAGATCGCGCAACGTCGAAAAGCCGAAGGCGGAGAGGAAATGGCGCGTCGTGACATAGGTATAGGGCGCACCGGGCGTCGGGCTGCGCGGACCGGACCCGATGAAGCCGGCAGATCGCAGAGCGCCGATCATGTCGCGGCTGACCTCGCGCCCGAAGATGCGAGAGAGTTCGGCACGGGTGACCGGCTGGAAATAGCCGATCGCCATCAGCACCCCCGCCTCGAAGTCCGAAAGACTTGCCGGCAGCGGACGCGTCGGCACGCTTGCGGCCCGCACGGCGGCGCCGTAGCCGCCCCGGGTGCGGTGATGAAAGCCGCCGGCAACGGAGACGATGTCGTAGGGCCTGCCCTTCAGATCCTCGCGCAGGTCGTCGATCAGGAGATCGATGCTGCAGCCTTCGCCGACGACGCGGGCCAGAACGTCGCGGGTGACCGGCTCGGCGGAGGCGAAGATGACGGCTTCCACCCGCATCATCCATTCGCGCCACCGCGCCTCCGGCGGCAAGTCGGCGAGCTCGCGATCGATCAGCGGCTCATCGCCGCCGCTCTTCCTTCCGCTCCGCTGCGCCCGCATGCCGCTTGCCCCCGCCATCGCTACAAACCGTAAATGCGGAAGCTGGTGCGGCCGGAAAGCTCGCGCACGCCGCCGAGCGTCTCCAGCCGCTCGAACAGCCGCCTTGCCGCCCAGCGCGACAGGTTGGCGCCGGGCGCGGCAGCGGACACGGCATCGTCCGAGAAGAGCTGCCGGACCACCGTCTCGCCACCCTTGGTGCGCACCTTCGGGGCGATGGCGGCGAGCCTTTCCGCGCGACGGGCGATATCGGCGGCCAGTTGCAGCGCCTCGCCGCCGCCTTTCGAAATCGCCAGGAACACGGCACGGGCAAAGGCCGGCTCTCCGGGGGCGACACGGCCCCTGCCGCCAAGCGTGCGAAAGGCCGGTCCGTAACGCTCGGCCATCAGCAGCGGCACAGGCCGCGCCCAGCCCAGCTTGCGGGCGACCATCCAGTCGGCAAGCCACCAGGCGAGGACTTCGGCATCCGGCCGCATGCCGATGAGGCGCTGGACAAGCTCGGCGGCCACGAAAGGTGCCGGGCGCCGCGACTGGGCCATCTCCTCCACGAGGTCGACGATCGCACCCAGATCGCCCTGCGCCAGACCGAGATCATGGCAGAGTTCGCCGAGTTCCTTGCTACCAAGCCGAACGGATTCTCCGGCAAGCCGCCTGTAGGCGACGAAGATGGAGCCGGCCGGGCCTGGATCATCACAGGGCGCGCAGAGGAGCACGGCATCGCGCAAGGCATCCTCGTCTTCCCCCCTCCCCGCAAGGCGCACGGCGGAGGCGGCGCATTTCAGCGCCAGGCGGGCGCGCCAGCAGCCGGCCCAGTAGGGGTCGGCACGCACCAGCGCATCGAGCCCGGCAAGCGCGGATCCTGCCAGAAAGGCAGCTTCCGCCTCGCTCTCGACGCCGGCCACGGCGGTTGCCCAGCGCGGCAATAGCTGCACCGGTGTGGCCTGATCGGGCATGGGAAGCGCACGCGAATCCATGGGCTGGAGCGTAATGCAGGCGTGCGCTTTGCGCCATGCGGCGGATCGAGAACTGCACAGGCTTGTGTGCCTTTCAGGTCTTCAGGCCCGGATGCGTCTGCGGCGTCATATGCTCGCGGCAATGGTCGGCAAAGGCGCGCACGGTGACCGTGGTCCGGGCGTCGGCCGACGTCAGGAGACCGAGCTTGAGCGGCGGCAGCGCGTCGCGGATCGCCACATGGCGCAATGGCTTGCCGTCGGCGGAAAACGTGTTGGCGTAGCGGATGTTGATGATCGCGTAGCCGAAGCCGTTGGCGACCAGCGATCGCATCACCTCCATGTCGCGCGTGCGCTCGGTGATCATCGGAGTGATGCCTGCGCCGGCAAAGAGCGACAGGAAATAGGCGGAGGAATGCGGCAGGTCGAGCAGCACCATTGGGTGCCCCTGTAGCTCGGCAAGCCACACGCTCTCGCGCCCGGCCAGCGGATGGTCGGCGGCCATCAGCACATAGGGCGGCAGGTCGAAGAGTGGTTCGAAGACGATATCGTCCGGGATGCTGAGCGCATAGCTCAGCGCCATGTCGAGTTCCGCATCCCGCAGCCCCTGCAGGACGCCCTCCTGATCGCGCTCCAGCTGGTGAAACTGCACGTCGGGGAAGCGGGTGCAGAAACCGCGCCTCAAATGCGGCATGACGACCTGCGCGAAGGTCAACAGGCAGCCGACGTTGAGCGGGCCCTGCACGCGGCCGGTCATCTCCCGCGCCATAACATTGAGCTTCTCGGCTTCGGCGAGAACCGCCCGCGCCTGTTCCATGAAAGTGCGGCCCGCCTGGCTGAGCTTCAGCCCGTGGGCATGCTTGCGGGCAAACAGCTGCAGGCCGAACTCGTCTTCGATACCGGCAATTGCGGTGGAAATCGACGGCGATGAGACGTTGACCTTCTCGGCGGCGCGGGCGATCGAACCCTCCTCGCCGACGGCCACGAAATATTCCAGCTGGCGAAGGGTTATGCGCGAGGGAATGACGGCCTCCTGCCGATGTCTGCTTCGGGAAAAGCTAAGCCAATCGGCAGGCAAGCGTCAAGAAAGGCGAATACGCCTCACTCGTCTCCCGGCACGTTGTAGGATGGCGCCTCGCGCGGGTCGAGGGCGCGCTGGATGTAGGCGGCAAGCTGCGGCTTGTAAATGTCCCAGGCGGTCGCGATGTTTTCGATCGGGCAATCCTCGGTCCAGTCGCAGCGCAGGTCCGCGACCGGCCAGCTGACCTTGTCGACGATCAGCATGCCGGCCGAATGCACCGGCCCGGCCTCGCCGCCGGCGGCAACGCCCGCCCGCATGGCGGCAATCAGCCGGTCACCGATATGGCCGGAGGACGCGAGAAAGCCGTCGACGATCGCCTGCGGCACGCCGGCATCCTTCAGGAGATTGCCGCCGGAGGCGACATTTTCCGCCTTCGCCTCCGACCAGATGCCGAGCGCCTTGTCGCCGGAATGGATCGCCGTGCGGCCCTGTCCATCAACCGCCAGCACCTGCCGGTACTCGATGAACTTGCCGCGCTTCCGGATCTCGGCGATCGCCTCGTCCGCAGACATACCTCCGGCCATCAGGTCGAGCGCCAGCGGACCCAACGTCGGGTCGGTGACGTTCTGGCTCGCGACGGCGCCCACCCCGGCGCGCGCATAGGCGCAGCGCGCGGCGACCGCCGGCGAGGAGGAGGAAATCGCCATGCCGAACATGCCAGTCTCAGCGCAGCGGGCAACGAGGGAGAAGGTCATCGCCTCACTCCGGAATGACGGCGGTGCCGTCGATTTCCACCAGCCAGTCCGGCCGGGCGAGCGCACTGACGACGAGGCCGGTCGAGACCGGATACACGCCCTTGATGTATTCGCCCATCGTCCGGTAGACGGCCTCGCGGTGGCGCACATCGGTGATGTAGACGACGACCTTGACCAGATGCTCCATAGAACCACCGGCCTCTTCCAGAAGCTGCCTGATGTTCTGCATGACCTTGTGGGTCTGCTCGGCCGGATCGTGGCTGTCGATGTTCTTGAACGTGTCGAGGTCCTGCGGGCACTGGCCGCGCAGATAGACGGTGCGGCCGCCCTGCGTGACGACCGCCTGGCAGAGATCATTGTCGAGCTTCTGCTCGGGATAGGTGTCGCGAGTGTTGAATTTGCGGATGCGGTTATGCACCATCGGGGGTCTCCATGCGATCGGCTGTGGCGGATAGGCTCGGCCCGAAGGCCGTTATGGCAGATTTCGGTGATTGAGGTCAGTCCTGCAGTGCCGGCTCGGCGGGTTTTGATTGCCCGGACGCGGCCCTGTGATACTGCATGTAGCTGTGCTGGATGGCGATCTGGTCGGCCAGGAACTTGGCATCGTGCCAGACGCCCCAGATGAAGCTCGAGCCGCGGCGCGACTGCCATGGCAGCCCGAGGAAATAGATGCCCGGCTCACGCGAGACGCCACGCTGATGCAGCGGGTTGCCCCTGGCATCGAACGTATCGACCTTCAGCCAGCTGTAGTCGGCGGAAAAGCCGGTGGCCCAGATGACCGACGCGATGCCGGCTTCGGCAATGTCGAGTTCCAGGATCGGATCGGTCATACAGGCGGGATCGGCCGCAATCCTCCGGGCCTCCGGCTCTTCCGGCAGGTCGAGCCCGTTGCGCTCGACATAGGCGTCCGCCTCGTCGAGCAGTGCCAGATAATTGGCGTCGCCGGCGCGGATGTTGTCGGAGAGATCGTCGGCGAAGGTCAGCCGGCCATTGGCGAAGGTCTGGGTGCGCCCGACCAGCGTCATGCCCTCGCCCGCCAGCCGGCGGAAGTCGATCGTCTCGCCGCCACGCGCGCCGCTGACTGCGATGGTGACATGCTCCAGGCCGGGCTGCGATTGCAGGTCCCACTTGCCGAGCACGCCGAGCCACCAGACGAAATCGCGGCCACGATAGGCGCGCGGCGGACGGCCATGCGGGCCGACGGAGAGATAGACGCGACGCCCGGCGTGCCGCAACTCGTCGGCGATCTGGGTGCCGGACGATCCGGCGCCGACGACCAGAACGGCGCCGTCCGGCAATTGCTCGGGATTGCGGTAGGCCGACGAGTGGATCTGCATCAGCCCGGCATCGTCCGGGATAAGCTTCGGGATGATCGGCGTCTGGAACGCGCCGGTTGCGGCGACCACATGGCGCGCCTCGATGACCCCGTCCGAGGTCTCCACCCGAAAGCCCGCGCGACCGGAAAGGCGTTCGACGGACTTGACCTCGACGCCGCAACGCACCGGCGCATCGATCATCTCGGCATAGGCGACGAAATAGTCCGCAACGCCTTCCTTGCCGACAAAGACTTCGGGATCACCGGAAAATGTCAGTCCCGGAAAGCGGTCATGCCAGGCGGGACCGTTGGCAACCAGCGAATCCCAGCGCTCGGAACGCCAGCGCTCGGCGATCCGTGACCGCTCGAGCACGAGATGCGAGATGCCGTGCTTGCCGAGATGCTCGCTCATCGCGATGCCTGCCTGGCCGGCACCGACGACCACCGTATCCACCTGCTCTACAGCCATTGCGACGTCCTTTTCCAAAAACTTTATAAAGCGCATCTTGCGCCTCTCGGAATTCGGATAAAAGTACGAAATTCCTGCCCCTGGCTTAGGTAAAGACTAACTCATTCAGTCTCAGGCAATAGCTCAAGGTGAACCGGATCGCGCCGGCTTTTCGCTGCCGTGGCGCAACTTGTCGATGTTGGCGACGAGATCGCTGAAGCGGTCTCCCTGCACGGCGATATGGCCGCGCAGACGCTTGCGCGCCTCTTCCTCCTCGCCGGCGAGAATGGCGTCGATGATCTTCCGGTGCTCGTCGAAGGAGATCTTCATCCGGTTTCGGACGCGGAGCTGCAGGCGCCGGTAGGGCCGCAAGCGCCGATGCAGGGCGATGCACTGATCCTTGAGGAAACCGCTGTGGCTGGCGTCATAGATGGCGTTATGGAAGACCTCGTTCTCGTAATAATAGGCGTCCGTATCCTCGCTCAGTGCCGCCTCCTCGCAGCGCGCATGGGCGGCCAGCAGCGCCTCGCGGTCCTCGACCGTATGGCGGCGGGCGGCGAGCGCGCCGGCCATGCCTTCGAGCTCCGCCATCACGTCAAACATCTCGAAGACATATTGCGGTCCGGGATCGACGACGACGGCGCCACGCCGCGGGCGGATCTCGATGAGACCGATGGCGCTCAGTTGCATCAGCGCCTCGCGGATCGGCGTGCGGGACACGCCGAAGCGGTTGGCGAGCTGGGTTTCGTCCAGACGTTCCCCCGGCTCAAACTCTCCGGTGACGATGCCATTCTCGATGTCGTCGCGCAGTTTGTGAAAGGTACTTCTGTCGCTCATACCGCCCCTCCGCGTACAAGAATTGCCTTCTTGTATACAAGATTATTGACATCGTACGCAAGATGACATCATCATCCAGCCCAGTCCGGCGGGGAGGCCGGATCCAAGGGAGGATACTCATGAAAAATTTCACTCGCATGCTCAAGCTCGGTGTCGTTATTGCCGCTGGAGCGCTGACCGCATTTTCCGCCCAGGCGGAAACCATCCTGAAGGCGTCGCACCAGTTTCCGGGCGGCAAGGGCGACATCCGCGACGAGATGGTGCAGATGATCGCCAAGGAAGTCGCCGCCGCCAATGTCGACCTCACCATCCAGGTGTTTCCGGGCGCATCGCTCTACAAGCCGAACGACCAGTGGAATGCGCTGACGCGCGGCCTGCTCGACATGACGTCGTTCCCGCTGGACTACGCGTCCGGCCGTCATCCGGAATTTTCGGCGACGCTGATGCCGGGCCTCGTCGGCAATTTCGACCGCGCCATGCGGCTCAATGATTCCCCCTTCATGGCGGACATCAAGAAGATCATCGAAGACCAGGGCGCCATGGTGATTTCCGACGCCTGGCTGTCGGGCGCCTTCGCCTCGAAGAAGAACTGCATCACCTCGCCCGATACGATCAAGGGCCAGGTGATCCGCGCCGCCGGTCCGGCGTTCGAGGAAATGCTGGCGGCCGCCGGTGCCTCCATCGCATCCATGCCGTCGTCGGAAATCTACAGCGGCATGCAGACCGGCGTTCTCGACGCCGCCAACACCTCGTCGGCGAGCTTCGTCTCCTACCGGCTCTACGAACAGGCGAAATGCCTGACGGCGCCGGGCGAAAACGCGCTCTGGTTCATGTACGAGCCGGTGCTGATCTCGAAGAAGACCTTCGACGGCCTGACGCCCGACCAACAGAAGGCGATCCTGGCGGCCGGCGAAAAGGCCGAGGCCTTCTTCAACGAGGAAGTCCGCAAGGGCGACCAGTTGATGATCGACACCTACAAGAAGGCCGGTGTCGAGGTCGTGGAAATGTCGAAGTCGGATTACGACGCCTGGCTCGAGATCGCCAAGCAGTCCGCCTACAAGAACTTTGCCGAGAAAGTGCCGAATGGCCAGAAGCTGATCGACGAGGCGCTGGCCGTCAAGTGATCAGGGATTTCAGCACGGGGCGGCGCGCAAGCGTCGCCCTTTTCTCATTCGAACCGGGGGAAACTCCATGGTAAAGGCCTATATCCGGGCCGTCGGCCAGATTTCGCGCCTGTTTGCGCTGATATCGACGGGCCTCCTGATCGCCGCCATGCTGGTCGTCTGTCAGATGATCCTGATGCGCTACGTCTTTGCTTGGCCGACGATCTGGCAGACCGATTTCGTCGTCTTCGCGGCGACCGACGCGATCTTTTTCGGCGCGCCCTACGTGCTTCTGACCGGTGGCCATGTCGGCGTCGACGTCGTCGAGATGATGGTCAGCAGTCCGGCCCGCCGCCGGCTGCAGCTTGTCGGCAGCCTGTTCGGCCTCATATTCTGTGCGGTGATGCTCGTCGCCGGCTGGATCCAGTTTCATGATGCCTGGGCCGGCAACTGGAAGCATTCAAGCGTCTGGGCGCCACCGCTGTGGATCCCGCTCCTCGGCCTGCCCGTCGGTTTCGGCCTGCTCTGCCTGCAATATATCGCCAAGATTCTCGCCCTCGTGACCGGCCATGCCGAAGACCACGCGGGCCACGCCGCTCCAGCCACGGAGACCACGCCATGAGCCCCGCACTTGCCGGTACCCTGATGATCGTTGCGCTGTTCGTGCTGCTCGGCACCGGCATGCCGATCGCCTTCGCACTCGGGCTTGCCGCCGTCGTCGCGCTCTATTTCCAGAGCGGCCTCGACATCTTCTACGTGCTCGGCGACACGATGTTTTCCGGTATCGCCAACCTCGCCTATGTGTCGATCCCGATGTTCGTGCTGATGGGCGCTGCGGTCGCCTCCTCGCCGGCCGGTTCCGACCTTTATACCGCCCTCGACCGCTGGCTGAACCGCGTGCCGGGCGGTCTGGTTCTCTCCAATATCGGCGCCTGCGCGCTGTTTTCCGGCATGACCGGCTCGTCGCCCGCCACCTGCGCTGCGATCGGCAAGATGGGCATTCCGGAAATGCTCAACCGCGGCTATCCGAATTCGGTTGCCACCGGCTCGATTGCCGCCGGCGGCACGCTCGGCATCCTCATTCCGCCCTCCGTGACGCTGATCGTCTACGGCATCGCCACGGAAACCTCGATCGGCCGGCTGTTCATGGCCGGCGTCATCCCCGGCATCATGCTGACGGCGATGTTCATGGCCTGGGCGATCATCGACTGCAAGCGCAAGGGCTACGTCTTCGATACGGACGGACTGCGCTACACGATGAAGCAGCGCTTCCAGGCCCTGCCGCGGATCATGCCCTTCATGCTGATCATCGCCGGCACGCTCTATGTGCTCTATGGCGGCATTGCCACGCCGTCGGAAGCCGCCGGCGCCGGCGCGCTGCTAACCCTTCTGGTCGTCGTGATCGCCTACCGATTGTTCCGCTTCAAGCCGGTCGCTCATATCTTCTCGTCGGCGATGCGCGAGAGCGTGATGATCATGATGATCATGGCCGCCGCCGAACTCTTCGCCTTCGCGCTGTCGTCGCTGTTCATCACCCAGTCGATCGCCGGCTACATCGCCGATCTCGAGGTCAACCGCTGGGTGCTGCTGGCGATCATCAACGTCTTCCTCCTGGTCTGCGGCATGTTCCTGCCGCCGGTCGCCGTCATCGTCATGACCGCGCCGATGCTCTTCCCGATCATCACCCAGGCGGGCTTCGACCCCTACTGGTTCGCGATCATCCTGACGATCAACATGGAAGTCGGACTGATCACCCCGCCGATCGGGCTCAACCTGTTCGTCATCAACGCCATCGCGCCGAAAGTTCCGACAAGGGATATCCTCTGGGGCGCACTGCCCTATGTGATCGTGATGTTCATAGCCATCCTGATCCTGTGCATCTTCCCCGGGATCGCCACATGGCTGCCCAACCAGATGCTAGGAGCCGCATGATGAACACGACCTCCTTTTTCGGTGACATGCTGCAGACCATTGCCGACCGTGGCCGCAAGCTGCTTTCGGCGAACCCGCGCGACGACGGCGCCGATACCGTCGCCGCCATGGAAGCACTCTGCGAAACGCTGATCTCGAGCCGGGGCGAAGCCTCCGGCATGGCCTTGGCGAACGATGTCCTGTCCTACTGGAACCGCCTCGACGCGGATCGGCAGCGCGCCTTCATGCAGGTGCTGCTCGACCATTTCGGACCGAAATCGGAGAGGCTGGAAAAGGCGATCGATGCCTACCGGAAGGAGCCGACGCCGGCCGCCCTCCTCGAACTGCATGTCGCCGCCGAACCGAGACGGCAGGAACTGATCCGCCGCTTCAACCTCGCCCCGAACGGCATCGCCACGCTGGTGCGCATGCGCGAGACGCTGTTGAAGCTGAAGGCCGACAATCCGGATTTGGAGGCGGTGGACGCGGATTTCGCCCATCTCTTCTCGTCCTGGTTCAACCGCGGCTTCCTGATGCTGAAGCCGATCAGCTGGTCGACGCCGGCCGATATCCTGGAAAAGATCATCCGCTACGAGGCGGTCCACCATATCGGCGGCTGGGACGAACTGCGGCTGCGGCTGGCGCCCGAAGACCGGCGCTGCTTCGCCTTCTTCCATCCGCAGCTTGCAGATGATCCGCTGATCTTCGTCGAGGTGGCGCTGACGCGCGACATTCCCGGCACCATCGCCGATCTGCTGCGCGAGGACCGCGTGCCGATCAAGGCGGCGGACGCGACGACGGCGGTGTTCTATTCCATTTCCAACTGCCAGGACGGGCTGCGCGGCATCTCGTTCGGCAATTTCCTGATCAAGCAGGTGGTCGAGGACCTGAAGCGTGACCTGCCGAAGCTCGATACCTTCGTGACGCTGTCGCCGGTCCCCGGCTTTGCCGACTGGCTGGCGCACGAACGCCGCGCCGAGGCTTCCGATTTCCTCAGCGCCGCCGACAAGGCGAAGCTCCAAGTGCTCGACCAGGAGGGTTGGGCCGACGACGAGGAACTCGCCGCCAAGGTGCAGCCGGTGATGACGGCGGCGGCCGCCTGGTATTTCCTCAAGGCCCGCAATTCGCGTGGCCGCGTGGTCGATCCGGTCGCCCGTTTCCACCTCGGCAACGGCGCGCGTCTGGAGCGGATCAACTTCCTCGGCGACCGCTCGCCGCGGGCCATGCGCCAGTCGCACGGCCTGATGGTCAACTATCTCTACAAGCTCGACGACATCGAGAAGAACCACGAGGCATTCGCCGGCCGCTCGGAGGTCGTCGCATCCCAACCGATCCGCAAACTGGTGCCCGCCGATCGCGGCACCAAGAGCATTATCCCTCTTGCCGGCGGCGCGTCCCCGCAGGGCGAGAAAGAAAAAGGCAGCAAGGAGTTCAGCGCATGAGCAACCATCTATTCGACGCGATCCGCGCCGGCATCAAGCCGGAGGCCCCGTTCATTGAGACGGCATCCGGCGCGACATGGAGCTATGCCGACATGCTGCAGCTTTCCGCGAAGCTCGCCCATGCGCTGGTCAAGCGCGGCGTCGAGCCCGGCGACCGCGTCGCCGTGCAGGTGGAAAAGAGCCCGGAAGCGCTGATGCTCTATCTCGCCTGCGTCCGCGCAGGCGCGATCTACCTGCCGCTCAACACCGCCTATACGCTGGCCGAACTCGAATATTTCATCGGCGACGCCGAGCCGCGCCTCGTGGTCTGCACCCCGAAGGCCAAGGATGGTCTGGAACCGATCGCAGCCGCCAAGGGCGCCGTCGTCGAAACACTGGACGAGAAGGGCGGCGGTAGCCTGATGGCGCTCGCGGCCAACGAAGCCGACGACTTCGACAACATCGAGCGCGGGCCGGACGATCTCGCCGCAATCCTCTACACCTCCGGCACGACGGGCCGCTCCAAGGGCGCGATGCTGTCGCACGACAATCTGCTGTCGAACGCCGCGACGCTGCGCGACTACTGGCGCTTTACCAGCGACGACCGGCTGATCCATGCCCTGCCGATCTTCCACACACATGGCCTGTTCGTCGCCTCGAACGTCATCATGCTGTCGGGCGCATCCATGTATTTCTTGCCGAAGTTCGACGGCGACCAGGCGCTCTCGCTGATGCCGAAGGCGACCGCGATGATGGGCGTGCCGACCTTCTACGTCCGGCTGATCCAGAGCCCGGAGCTGACGCCGGAGCGCACCGCAAGCATGCGGCTCTTCATCTCCGGTTCGGCGCCGCTACTGGCCGAAACCCACCGCCAGTTCGAAGCGATGACCGGGCACCGCATTCTCGAACGCTACGGCATGACCGAGACCAACATGAACACCTCCAATCCCTATGACGGCGAGCGCGTCGCCGGCACCGTCGGCTTCCCGCTGCCGGGCGTCTCGCTGCGGGTGACCGATCCGGAGAGCGGCAAGCCGGTCGCCGACGGCGAGACGGGCATGATCGAGGTGAAGGGCCCGAACGTCTTCCAGGGCTATTGGCGCATGCCGGAAAAGACGGCCTCTGAATTCCGCGCCGACGGCTTCTTCATCACCGGCGACCTCGGCATGGTCGACGAGCGCGGCTATGTCCACATCGTCGGACGCGGCAAGGATCTCGTCATTTCCGGCGGCTACAACATCTATCCCAAGGAAGTCGAGACCGAGATCGACCAGTTGCCCGGCGTCTTCGAGAGCGCCGTCATCGGCGTGGCGCATCCGGATTTCGGCGAGGGCGTGACCGCCGTCGTGGTCCGCAAGCCCGGCGCGACGCTGGAAGAAAAGGACGTGCTCGCCGCCCTGCAGGACCGGCTGGCGCGCTACAAGCAGCCGAAGCGGGTGATTTTCGTCGACGACCTGCCGCGCAACACGATGGGCAAGGTGCAGAAGAACATCCTGCGCCAAACCTATGCCGATCTCTACCAGCCGCAGGGCGCGACGACCGCCTGACGGCTATGACTTCCGTCCTCAGGCTTCCCGAACCAATCGCACAAGGGCGTTCAGCATCAGCTGGGCGCCCTTTTCGATATCCGGCCAGTCGGTGAATTCCTCCGGTGCGTGACTAATGCCGCCGCGGCTTGGCACGAAGATCAGCGCCGAGGGGCAGAAGGCCTGCATGGTCTGGGCGTCGTGACCGGCGCCCGACGGCATCACCTTGTGCGGCAGGCCGAGCGCCTCCGCCTCACCGATGATCAGACGGCATAACCCCTGTTCGAGTTGCGCCGGCGCAATGAAGCTGCGCTCCTCTATCAGCACATGCAGATGGTTGCGCGCGGCGCTGTCGCGGATCGCCCATTCCATGCCCTCGCGCAGCCGGTTCATGACCGCCTCGTCGGTGTCGCGGATGATGACGGTGAACTCCGCCTGGCCGGCGATCGTGTGCGGAAAGTTCGGTTTCAGCTCCACCTTGCCGATGGTGATGCGCGACTGCTTGCCGCCCGCCTCCGCGATCAAACCGGCGATCGCCGCGCCGGTTTCGGCAAGGCCGACGAAGGCATCGGCGCGCAGGTCCATGGGCGTGGTGCCGGAGTGGTTCGCTGCGCCGGTCAGCGTCACGCCGAGAACGCACACGCCGGAAATACCGTCAACGATGCCGACCGACAGACCCTCGCTTTCCAGCACCGGCCCCTGCTCGATATGCAGCTCGACGAAAGCGCGGATGCTGCCGGCATCCCATTTCGCCTCATCGGCGCGTGACGGATCGAGGCCCTGCGCCCGCATGGCGTCAACCAGCCTGATGCCATCCGCGTCAGCAGCCGCCTCGACCCAGCCGGGCGGGAGCTGACCGCTGATCGCCTGCGATCCGAGCATGCCGCCGAAGCGGCCCTCCTCCTCCGAGGTCGCGGCAACCACCAGCGGCACGGCGGGCGTCAGGCCGGCGTCGAGCATGGCGCGGGCGCATTCGAGCGCGACGCAGGCGCCGAGCGAACCATCGAAGGCGCCGCCTTCCGGAACCGTATCGAGATGGGAGCCTGCCATGACGCATAGACCGTCCGCCGGACCGAGCCGGCCGAACAGATTGCCGGCCTGATCGCCGGAGACCTCGAGGCCGGACGCCACCATCTCACCGGCAAACCATTTTCGAACGGCGCTGTCGGCATCGGAGAAGCCGATCCGGTTGTAACCACCGGTCTCGGCATTGAAGCCGAAGCGGTTGACGCCCTCCAGAAGCGTTTTCAGCCTGGCGGAATTGATGGTTGGCGGTTTGCTCGCCATTTGCTGCTCCTCATTTCGGCAACCCTAGATTTATTGCATAAATTAACGGCATGCGGACGCATTGCGCAAATTTATTATAATAAATGCTTGCCCAAAACGGCATTTTACGAATTAATTGCGCAAAGCCAATAAAGAGGGAGAATGCCATGAAGACGCTGCTTGCCGCCGCCCTGACGGCGGCGTCGATGTTATTTGCATCACCGGCACTTTCGCAGACACCGCCAAACGTCCTGATCGTCGGCCAGATCGCCGAGCCGAAATCGCTCGATCCCGCCGCCGACACCGCGGTGAACGACTTCCGCATCCTGGTCAATCTCTATGACGGCCTCGTGCGCTACAAGGACGGGACGCTGGAGGTGGAGCCGTCGCTGGCGACCAGCTGGACGATCTCCGACGATGGCAAGACCTACACGTTCAAGCTGCGCGACGGCGTGAAGTTCCATGACGGCACGCCCTTCAACGCCGAAGCGG encodes the following:
- a CDS encoding SMC-Scp complex subunit ScpB; this encodes MAGASGMRAQRSGRKSGGDEPLIDRELADLPPEARWREWMMRVEAVIFASAEPVTRDVLARVVGEGCSIDLLIDDLREDLKGRPYDIVSVAGGFHHRTRGGYGAAVRAASVPTRPLPASLSDFEAGVLMAIGYFQPVTRAELSRIFGREVSRDMIGALRSAGFIGSGPRSPTPGAPYTYVTTRHFLSAFGFSTLRDLPDIEALEDAGLLSRHALAAAADDADPGEGGEGDPAADAGE
- a CDS encoding DUF1403 family protein codes for the protein MDSRALPMPDQATPVQLLPRWATAVAGVESEAEAAFLAGSALAGLDALVRADPYWAGCWRARLALKCAASAVRLAGRGEDEDALRDAVLLCAPCDDPGPAGSIFVAYRRLAGESVRLGSKELGELCHDLGLAQGDLGAIVDLVEEMAQSRRPAPFVAAELVQRLIGMRPDAEVLAWWLADWMVARKLGWARPVPLLMAERYGPAFRTLGGRGRVAPGEPAFARAVFLAISKGGGEALQLAADIARRAERLAAIAPKVRTKGGETVVRQLFSDDAVSAAAPGANLSRWAARRLFERLETLGGVRELSGRTSFRIYGL
- a CDS encoding LysR family transcriptional regulator, with protein sequence MPADWLSFSRSRHRQEAVIPSRITLRQLEYFVAVGEEGSIARAAEKVNVSSPSISTAIAGIEDEFGLQLFARKHAHGLKLSQAGRTFMEQARAVLAEAEKLNVMAREMTGRVQGPLNVGCLLTFAQVVMPHLRRGFCTRFPDVQFHQLERDQEGVLQGLRDAELDMALSYALSIPDDIVFEPLFDLPPYVLMAADHPLAGRESVWLAELQGHPMVLLDLPHSSAYFLSLFAGAGITPMITERTRDMEVMRSLVANGFGYAIINIRYANTFSADGKPLRHVAIRDALPPLKLGLLTSADARTTVTVRAFADHCREHMTPQTHPGLKT
- a CDS encoding DUF1028 domain-containing protein, with translation MTFSLVARCAETGMFGMAISSSSPAVAARCAYARAGVGAVASQNVTDPTLGPLALDLMAGGMSADEAIAEIRKRGKFIEYRQVLAVDGQGRTAIHSGDKALGIWSEAKAENVASGGNLLKDAGVPQAIVDGFLASSGHIGDRLIAAMRAGVAAGGEAGPVHSAGMLIVDKVSWPVADLRCDWTEDCPIENIATAWDIYKPQLAAYIQRALDPREAPSYNVPGDE
- a CDS encoding RidA family protein; this encodes MVHNRIRKFNTRDTYPEQKLDNDLCQAVVTQGGRTVYLRGQCPQDLDTFKNIDSHDPAEQTHKVMQNIRQLLEEAGGSMEHLVKVVVYITDVRHREAVYRTMGEYIKGVYPVSTGLVVSALARPDWLVEIDGTAVIPE
- a CDS encoding flavin-containing monooxygenase; the protein is MAVEQVDTVVVGAGQAGIAMSEHLGKHGISHLVLERSRIAERWRSERWDSLVANGPAWHDRFPGLTFSGDPEVFVGKEGVADYFVAYAEMIDAPVRCGVEVKSVERLSGRAGFRVETSDGVIEARHVVAATGAFQTPIIPKLIPDDAGLMQIHSSAYRNPEQLPDGAVLVVGAGSSGTQIADELRHAGRRVYLSVGPHGRPPRAYRGRDFVWWLGVLGKWDLQSQPGLEHVTIAVSGARGGETIDFRRLAGEGMTLVGRTQTFANGRLTFADDLSDNIRAGDANYLALLDEADAYVERNGLDLPEEPEARRIAADPACMTDPILELDIAEAGIASVIWATGFSADYSWLKVDTFDARGNPLHQRGVSREPGIYFLGLPWQSRRGSSFIWGVWHDAKFLADQIAIQHSYMQYHRAASGQSKPAEPALQD
- a CDS encoding GntR family transcriptional regulator; protein product: MSDRSTFHKLRDDIENGIVTGEFEPGERLDETQLANRFGVSRTPIREALMQLSAIGLIEIRPRRGAVVVDPGPQYVFEMFDVMAELEGMAGALAARRHTVEDREALLAAHARCEEAALSEDTDAYYYENEVFHNAIYDASHSGFLKDQCIALHRRLRPYRRLQLRVRNRMKISFDEHRKIIDAILAGEEEEARKRLRGHIAVQGDRFSDLVANIDKLRHGSEKPARSGSP